The following coding sequences are from one Mugil cephalus isolate CIBA_MC_2020 chromosome 9, CIBA_Mcephalus_1.1, whole genome shotgun sequence window:
- the fzd9b gene encoding frizzled-9b, protein MSMDGCPLKVVIFLWCLLVISGSSFEIGSYDLERGRPAKCEPISIPMCEGIGYNLTRMPNFMDHDDQKEAAIKLQEFAPLVAYGCDVHLRFFLCSLYAPMCTDKVSTSIPACRPMCEQARERCAPIMKTFSYTWPDSLDCSKLPTRNDPNALCMEAPENETRTEGKKGEGMLPVPPRPRPPGASGGHAPGSVGSCENPDKFQFVEKSQSCAPRCSPAVDVFWSRQDKDFAFIWMTVWSILCFVSTAFTVLTFLLEPHRFQYPERPIIFLSMCYNVYSVAFIIRSVAGAENIACDRENGELYIIQEGLESTGCTIVFLILYYFGMASSIWWVILTLTWFLAAGKKWGHEAIEAHSNYFHMAAWGIPALKTIIILTMRKVAGDELTGLCYVGSMDSGALTGFVLIPLSCYLIIGTSFILTGFVALFHIRKVMKTEGTNTEKLEKLMVKIGIYSILYTVPATCVIVCYFYERLNMDYWKLRGLQMKCGSFNGHSSDCSLQASVPTVAVFMLKIFMSLVVGITSGVWVWSSKTLQTWQGLCSRKLADRTSSRKPCSGVSCGSTHCHYKSPAVVLHMAKTDLHSDNPTHV, encoded by the coding sequence ATGAGCATGGACGGTTGTCCGCTGAAGGTGGTGATCTTTCTGTGGTGTCTGCTGGTGATTTCTGGCTCCAGCTTTGAGATCGGCTCCTACGACCTGGAGCGAGGCAGACCGGCCAAGTGCGAGCCTATCTCGATCCCCATGTGCGAGGGGATCGGCTACAACCTGACCCGGATGCCAAACTTCATGGACCACGACGACCAGAAAGAGGCTGCCATCAAGCTTCAGGAGTTTGCCCCGCTTGTGGCATACGGCTGCGACGTGCACCTCCgcttcttcctctgctcccTCTACGCCCCCATGTGCACGGACAAAGTGTCGACCTCCATCCCAGCCTGCAGACCCATGTGTGAGCAGGCTAGAGAGAGGTGTGCTCCCATCATGAAGACCTTCAGCTACACCTGGCCAGACTCACTGGACTGCTCCAAGTTGCCCACCAGAAATGACCCTAATGCTCTGTGCATGGAGGCCCCTGAGAATGAAACCAGGACTGAGGGAAAGAAAGGCGAAGGTATGCTTCCGGTGCCCCCTCGCCCCAGGCCACCGGGCGCCAGCGGCGGCCATGCTCCAGGCAGCGTGGGCTCCTGCGAGAACCCTGACAAGTTCCAGTTTGTGGAGAAGAGCCAGTCCTGTGCTCCACGCTGCTCCCCTGCTGTGGACGTCTTCTGGTCTAGACAGGACAAGGACTTTGCCTTCATTTGGATGACTGTCTGGTCCATCCTGTGCTTCGTCTCCACTGCCTTCACGgtcctcaccttcctcctggAGCCTCACCGCTTCCAGTACCCCGAGCGCCCCATAATTTTCCTCTCCATGTGCTACAATGTCTACTCCGTGGCCTTCATCATCCGCTCAGTGGCTGGGGCTGAGAACATCGCCTGCGACCGCGAGAACGGTGAGCTGTACATCATTCAGGAGGGACTGGAGTCCACAGGTTGTACCATTGTCTTCCTCATCCTCTACTACTTTGGCATGGCCTCTTCTATCTGGTGGGtcatcctcaccctcacctGGTTCCTGGCTGCAGGGAAGAAGTGGGGCCACGAGGCTATTGAAGCCCACAGCAACTACTTCCACATGGCTGCTTGGGGAATCCCCGCTCTCAAGACTATCATCATCCTGACAATGAGGAAGGTGGCTGGAGATGAGCTGACGGGTCTGTGCTATGTTGGGAGCATGGACTCGGGGGCACTCACCGGGTTCGTCCTCATCCCTCTGTCCTGCTACCTGATTATCGGCACCTCCTTCATCCTCACAGGCTTTGTGGCTCTCTTCCACATCCGCAAGGTGATGAAGACGGAGGGCACCAACACAGAGAAGCTGGAGAAGCTCATGGTGAAAATCGGCATCTATTCCATCCTCTACACGGTGCCAGCCACCTGCGTCATCGTCTGCTACTTCTACGAGAGGCTCAACATGGACTACTGGAAGCTGAGGGGGCTGCAGATGAAGTGCGGTTCTTTTAACGGCCACAGCAGTGACTGCTCACTGCAGGCGTCCGTACCCACGGTGGCTGTGTTCATGCTGAAGATCTTTATGTCGCTGGTGGTTGGCATCACCAGCGGCGTGTGGGTGTGGAGCTCTAAGACCCTGCAGACCTGGCAGGGCCTGTGCAGCAGGAAGCTGGCGGACAGGACTAGTAGTAGGAAACCCTGCAGTGGCGTCAGCTGCGGCAGCACACACTGTCACTACAAATCTCCTGCTGTGGTTCTGCACATGGCCAAGACTGACCTGCACTCAGACAACCCCACACATGTCTGA